From Amphiprion ocellaris isolate individual 3 ecotype Okinawa chromosome 10, ASM2253959v1, whole genome shotgun sequence, one genomic window encodes:
- the kcnj9 gene encoding G protein-activated inward rectifier potassium channel 3 isoform X2 codes for MIEHHPSTSCSTEQAMALENSVFPSRPDSLSLPVGEKGDGEEVEVATEAHTGVFNVSEELGHVVTTETTPSPPASAKVNRSFQSKLAEREANANQRRKKTPGTEKERGRFGWARTRRKRQRYVEKNGRCNVQHGNMRETYRYLTDIFTTLVDLNWRCSLFVFVMAYAVTWLFFGAIWYLIAYCRGDLDHLEDETWTPCVNNVNGFISAFLFSIETETTIGYGHRVITDQCPVGTMLLLLQAILGSMVNAFMVGCMFVKISQPNKRAETLVFSKHAVISLRDDKLCLMFRVGDLRSSHIVGANMRAKLIKSKQTQEGEFIPLDQTDISVGFETGDDRLFLVSPLVISHEIDARSAFWDMSQAQLEKEDFEIVVILEGMVEATGMTCQARSSYLAEEVLWGHRFSPMMSLAEGFFDVDYGAFHHTFEVDTPSCSARELSLAAARLDAHLYWSISSRLDEEPTLANQAAKQPDSGSANSKAGEPTFIVGEMTDIQEQSGLAELNGSVATDQSESEA; via the exons ATGATTGAACATCATCCATCTACAAGTTGCTCCACTGAGCAG gcCATGGCGTTGGAGAATTCAGTCTTCCCCTCTCGTCCGGACTCCCTCTCGCTGCCGGTGGGGGAGAAGGGGGACGGAGAAGAGGTGGAGGTGGCCACCGAGGCCCACACGGGGGTCTTCAACGTGTCCGAGGAGCTGGGCCACGTCGTCACCACGGAGACGACACCATCCCCTCCCGCCTCGGCAAAGGTCAACAGGTCATTCCAGTCCAAGCTGGCCGAGCGAGAGGCCAACGCCAACCAGCGACGGAAGAAGACCCCAGGGACGGAGAAGGAGAGGGGACGCTTCGGCTGGG CCCGGACTCGGCGTAAGAGGCAACGCTACGTGGAGAAAAACGGCCGCTGCAATGTGCAGCATGGGAACATGCGGGAGACGTACCGCTACCTGACCGACATCTTCACCACGCTGGTCGACCTCAACTGGCGTTGCTCGCTCTTCGTCTTCGTCATGGCCTACGCCGTCACATGGCTCTTCTTCGGGGCCATCTGGTACCTCATAGCCTATTGTAG GGGAGATCTGGACCATCTGGAGGATGAGACGTGGACGCCGTGCGTCAACAATGTCAACGGTTTCATCTCGGCCTTCCTCTTCTCCATCGAGACGGAGACCACGATTGGCTACGGCCACCGCGTCATCACCGACCAGTGCCCAGTGGGcaccatgctgctgctgctgcaagcTATACTGGGATCAATGGTCAATGCTTTCATG GTCGGCTGCATGTTCGTAAAGATCTCGCAGCCCAACAAGCGAGCCGAGACTCTGGTGTTCTCCAAACATGCCGTCATCTCTCTGAGAGACGACAAGCTCTGTCTGATGTTCAGGGTGGGCGACCTTCGGAGTTCCCACATCGTAGGAGCCAACATGAGGGCCAAGCTCATCAAGTCAAAGCAGACTCAAGAGG GTGAGTTCATCCCTCTGGACCAGACAGACATCAGCGTGGGCTTCGAGACAGGCGACGATCGCCTCTTCCTGGTCTCGCCGCTGGTGATCTCCCACGAGATCGATGCTCGCTCGGCCTTCTGGGACATGTCGCAGGCCCAGCTGGAGAAGGAGGACTTTGAGATCGTGGTCATCCTGGAGGGAATGGTGGAGGCGACCG ggaTGACGTGCCAGGCAAGGAGCTCGTACCTGGCCGAGGAGGTGTTGTGGGGCCACAGGTTCAGCCCCATGATGTCGCTGGCAGAGGGGTTCTTTGATGTCGACTATGGAGCCTTTCACCACACGTTTGAG GTGGACACGCCCTCCTGCTCAGCTCGAGAGCTCTCATTGGCTGCAGCCAGACTCGACGCTCACCTCTACTGGTCCATCTCCAGCCGACTGGATGAAGAGCCCACATTGGCTAACCAGGCTGCGAAGCAGCCGGACAGCGGCTCGGCCAACAGCAAAGCAGGGGAGCCGACCTTCATCGTCGGGGAGATGACCGACATCCAGGAGCAATCAGGACTGGCCGAGCTGAACGGCAGCGTCGCCACCGACCAATCCGAATCAGAGGCCTAG
- the kcnj9 gene encoding G protein-activated inward rectifier potassium channel 3 isoform X3: protein MALENSVFPSRPDSLSLPVGEKGDGEEVEVATEAHTGVFNVSEELGHVVTTETTPSPPASAKVNRSFQSKLAEREANANQRRKKTPGTEKERGRFGWARTRRKRQRYVEKNGRCNVQHGNMRETYRYLTDIFTTLVDLNWRCSLFVFVMAYAVTWLFFGAIWYLIAYCRGDLDHLEDETWTPCVNNVNGFISAFLFSIETETTIGYGHRVITDQCPVGTMLLLLQAILGSMVNAFMVGCMFVKISQPNKRAETLVFSKHAVISLRDDKLCLMFRVGDLRSSHIVGANMRAKLIKSKQTQEGEFIPLDQTDISVGFETGDDRLFLVSPLVISHEIDARSAFWDMSQAQLEKEDFEIVVILEGMVEATGMTCQARSSYLAEEVLWGHRFSPMMSLAEGFFDVDYGAFHHTFEVDTPSCSARELSLAAARLDAHLYWSISSRLDEEPTLANQAAKQPDSGSANSKAGEPTFIVGEMTDIQEQSGLAELNGSVATDQSESEA from the exons ATGGCGTTGGAGAATTCAGTCTTCCCCTCTCGTCCGGACTCCCTCTCGCTGCCGGTGGGGGAGAAGGGGGACGGAGAAGAGGTGGAGGTGGCCACCGAGGCCCACACGGGGGTCTTCAACGTGTCCGAGGAGCTGGGCCACGTCGTCACCACGGAGACGACACCATCCCCTCCCGCCTCGGCAAAGGTCAACAGGTCATTCCAGTCCAAGCTGGCCGAGCGAGAGGCCAACGCCAACCAGCGACGGAAGAAGACCCCAGGGACGGAGAAGGAGAGGGGACGCTTCGGCTGGG CCCGGACTCGGCGTAAGAGGCAACGCTACGTGGAGAAAAACGGCCGCTGCAATGTGCAGCATGGGAACATGCGGGAGACGTACCGCTACCTGACCGACATCTTCACCACGCTGGTCGACCTCAACTGGCGTTGCTCGCTCTTCGTCTTCGTCATGGCCTACGCCGTCACATGGCTCTTCTTCGGGGCCATCTGGTACCTCATAGCCTATTGTAG GGGAGATCTGGACCATCTGGAGGATGAGACGTGGACGCCGTGCGTCAACAATGTCAACGGTTTCATCTCGGCCTTCCTCTTCTCCATCGAGACGGAGACCACGATTGGCTACGGCCACCGCGTCATCACCGACCAGTGCCCAGTGGGcaccatgctgctgctgctgcaagcTATACTGGGATCAATGGTCAATGCTTTCATG GTCGGCTGCATGTTCGTAAAGATCTCGCAGCCCAACAAGCGAGCCGAGACTCTGGTGTTCTCCAAACATGCCGTCATCTCTCTGAGAGACGACAAGCTCTGTCTGATGTTCAGGGTGGGCGACCTTCGGAGTTCCCACATCGTAGGAGCCAACATGAGGGCCAAGCTCATCAAGTCAAAGCAGACTCAAGAGG GTGAGTTCATCCCTCTGGACCAGACAGACATCAGCGTGGGCTTCGAGACAGGCGACGATCGCCTCTTCCTGGTCTCGCCGCTGGTGATCTCCCACGAGATCGATGCTCGCTCGGCCTTCTGGGACATGTCGCAGGCCCAGCTGGAGAAGGAGGACTTTGAGATCGTGGTCATCCTGGAGGGAATGGTGGAGGCGACCG ggaTGACGTGCCAGGCAAGGAGCTCGTACCTGGCCGAGGAGGTGTTGTGGGGCCACAGGTTCAGCCCCATGATGTCGCTGGCAGAGGGGTTCTTTGATGTCGACTATGGAGCCTTTCACCACACGTTTGAG GTGGACACGCCCTCCTGCTCAGCTCGAGAGCTCTCATTGGCTGCAGCCAGACTCGACGCTCACCTCTACTGGTCCATCTCCAGCCGACTGGATGAAGAGCCCACATTGGCTAACCAGGCTGCGAAGCAGCCGGACAGCGGCTCGGCCAACAGCAAAGCAGGGGAGCCGACCTTCATCGTCGGGGAGATGACCGACATCCAGGAGCAATCAGGACTGGCCGAGCTGAACGGCAGCGTCGCCACCGACCAATCCGAATCAGAGGCCTAG
- the eif3f gene encoding eukaryotic translation initiation factor 3 subunit F: MVATGKPGSAEESSIIIITIIIIVFCASDGGGQVALYVFTEAGELSSFSKMSVFGPVVKIHPVVLASICDSYERRNEGASRVIGTLLGTIDKHSIEVTNCFSVPHNESEDEVAVDMEFAKNMYELHKRVSPTEVIIGWYATGFDITEHSVLIHEYYSREASNPIHLTVDSALQSGKMNIRAYVSAQMGVPGKTVGVMFTPLSVKYVYYDTERIGVDLLQRTRVTPSRTKGLTSDLSQVAGSAARVQDMLTTVLAYIEDVLSGKVTADNSVGRFLMDLVNKVPTISAEDFENMLNSNINDLLMVTYLSNLTQAQIALNEKLVLL, from the exons ATGGTGGCAACAGGAAAACCCGGCAGCGCAGAGGAGagctccatcatcatcatcaccatcatcatcatcgtcttcTGTGCGTCTGATGGAGGCGGTCAG GTGGCGCTTTATGTGTTCACAGAGGCCGGTGAGCTGTCCTCCTTTTCCAAGATGTCGGTGTTCGGGCCAGTGGTGAAAATTCACCCCGTCGTTCTCGCTTCTATCTGCGATTCGTACGAGCGGAGAAATGAGGGAGCGAGTCGTGTCATCGGGACTCTTTTGG GTACCATCGACAAACACTCTATTGAGGTGACCAACTGCTTCTCAGTCCCTCACAATGAGTCTGAAGATGAG GTCGCCGTGGACATGGAGTTTGCCAAGAACATGTATGAGCTTCACAAGAGGGTGTCTCCCACTGAGGTCATCATTGGATG GTATGCCACAGGGTTTGACATCACAGAACACTCAGTGCTCATCCACGAGTATTACAGCCGCGAGGCCTCCAACCCCATTCACCTGACCGTGGACTCGGCGCTGCAGAGCGGCAAAATGAACATCCGTGCCTACGTCAG TGCGCAGATGGGTGTGCCAGGGAAGACAGTTGGTGTGATGTTCACCCCACTGTCTGTCAAGTACGTCTACTATGACACAGAGAGGATAGGTG TGGATCTTCTCCAGAGGACACGTGTGACCCCTAGTCGCACCAAGggtttgacctctgacctttccCAGGTGGCTGGTTCTGCAGCTAGGGTACAGGACATGCTGACCACTGTGCTGGCTTACATCGAGGATGTGCTG TCTGGCAAAGTGACAGCAGATAACAGCGTGGGCCGCTTCCTGATGGATCTGGTCAACAAGGTGCCCACCATCTCAGCCGAGGACTTTGAGAACATGCTCAACTCCAACATCAAC GACCTGTTGATGGTGACCTACTTGTCCAACCTCACCCAAGCACAGATCGCTCTGAACGAGAAGCTGGTGCTGCTCTGA
- the LOC111574630 gene encoding MICOS complex subunit MIC26-like, with protein sequence MLKVTGSTMPGALRFLPVVVFADADEAEKEAPSPAPLNRDDLSLYATPPQTSRYAEPEAGQLEESVATIRKLVEPYAAWCQDTYGRIKPTVQRVVRFGSDTYAYLKDPPKDFYPRAGVIGFTGVLGLLLARGSRVKRLVYPAGLMTVSASLYYPEKAANVAKSTGDSVYDWAVQSYAAVEKMLNPQSKAEEAESKP encoded by the coding sequence ATGTTGAAGGTGACAGGTAGTACCATGCCGGGAGCCCTGCGTTTCTTGCCGGTCGTCGTCTTCGCTGACGCCGATGAGGCGGAGAAGGAGGCCCCGTCCCCGGCCCCGCTGAACCGGGACGACCTGTCTCTCTACGCGACTCCTCCACAGACGTCCCGCTATGCGGAGCCCGAAGCGGGTCAGCTGGAGGAGAGTGTCGCCACCATCAGGAAGTTGGTGGAGCCGTACGCCGCTTGGTGTCAAGACACCTACGGCAGGATTAAACCCACAGTCCAGAGAGTGGTCCGGTTCGGGAGCGACACTTATGCCTACTTGAAGGACCCGCCGAAGGACTTCTACCCGCGGGCGGGGGTGATCGGCTTCACCGGGGTGCTGGGACTGCTCCTGGCCAGAGGCTCCAGGGTGAAGCGGCTCGTCTACCCGGCGGGCCTGATGACCGTGAGCGCCTCCCTGTACTATCCGGAGAAGGCGGCCAATGTCGCCAAGTCCACCGGAGACTCGGTGTACGACTGGGCGGTGCAGAGCTACGCTGCCGTGGAGAAGATGCTGAACCCGCAGAGCAAAGCCGAGGAGGCGGAGAGTAAACCGTGA
- the kcnj9 gene encoding G protein-activated inward rectifier potassium channel 3 isoform X1 — protein MIEHHPSTSCSTEQPPGTSPDPLRPHPGTQWTQEIHCQFPRTRYNRTPIHSHVYAMALENSVFPSRPDSLSLPVGEKGDGEEVEVATEAHTGVFNVSEELGHVVTTETTPSPPASAKVNRSFQSKLAEREANANQRRKKTPGTEKERGRFGWARTRRKRQRYVEKNGRCNVQHGNMRETYRYLTDIFTTLVDLNWRCSLFVFVMAYAVTWLFFGAIWYLIAYCRGDLDHLEDETWTPCVNNVNGFISAFLFSIETETTIGYGHRVITDQCPVGTMLLLLQAILGSMVNAFMVGCMFVKISQPNKRAETLVFSKHAVISLRDDKLCLMFRVGDLRSSHIVGANMRAKLIKSKQTQEGEFIPLDQTDISVGFETGDDRLFLVSPLVISHEIDARSAFWDMSQAQLEKEDFEIVVILEGMVEATGMTCQARSSYLAEEVLWGHRFSPMMSLAEGFFDVDYGAFHHTFEVDTPSCSARELSLAAARLDAHLYWSISSRLDEEPTLANQAAKQPDSGSANSKAGEPTFIVGEMTDIQEQSGLAELNGSVATDQSESEA, from the exons ATGATTGAACATCATCCATCTACAAGTTGCTCCACTGAGCAG cCCCCTGGCACAAGCCCTGATCCATTAAGACCTCATCCAGGAACCCAGTGGACCCAAGAGATCCACTGCCAGTTTCCCAGGACTAGATATAACAGGACACCCATACACTCCCATGTTTAT gcCATGGCGTTGGAGAATTCAGTCTTCCCCTCTCGTCCGGACTCCCTCTCGCTGCCGGTGGGGGAGAAGGGGGACGGAGAAGAGGTGGAGGTGGCCACCGAGGCCCACACGGGGGTCTTCAACGTGTCCGAGGAGCTGGGCCACGTCGTCACCACGGAGACGACACCATCCCCTCCCGCCTCGGCAAAGGTCAACAGGTCATTCCAGTCCAAGCTGGCCGAGCGAGAGGCCAACGCCAACCAGCGACGGAAGAAGACCCCAGGGACGGAGAAGGAGAGGGGACGCTTCGGCTGGG CCCGGACTCGGCGTAAGAGGCAACGCTACGTGGAGAAAAACGGCCGCTGCAATGTGCAGCATGGGAACATGCGGGAGACGTACCGCTACCTGACCGACATCTTCACCACGCTGGTCGACCTCAACTGGCGTTGCTCGCTCTTCGTCTTCGTCATGGCCTACGCCGTCACATGGCTCTTCTTCGGGGCCATCTGGTACCTCATAGCCTATTGTAG GGGAGATCTGGACCATCTGGAGGATGAGACGTGGACGCCGTGCGTCAACAATGTCAACGGTTTCATCTCGGCCTTCCTCTTCTCCATCGAGACGGAGACCACGATTGGCTACGGCCACCGCGTCATCACCGACCAGTGCCCAGTGGGcaccatgctgctgctgctgcaagcTATACTGGGATCAATGGTCAATGCTTTCATG GTCGGCTGCATGTTCGTAAAGATCTCGCAGCCCAACAAGCGAGCCGAGACTCTGGTGTTCTCCAAACATGCCGTCATCTCTCTGAGAGACGACAAGCTCTGTCTGATGTTCAGGGTGGGCGACCTTCGGAGTTCCCACATCGTAGGAGCCAACATGAGGGCCAAGCTCATCAAGTCAAAGCAGACTCAAGAGG GTGAGTTCATCCCTCTGGACCAGACAGACATCAGCGTGGGCTTCGAGACAGGCGACGATCGCCTCTTCCTGGTCTCGCCGCTGGTGATCTCCCACGAGATCGATGCTCGCTCGGCCTTCTGGGACATGTCGCAGGCCCAGCTGGAGAAGGAGGACTTTGAGATCGTGGTCATCCTGGAGGGAATGGTGGAGGCGACCG ggaTGACGTGCCAGGCAAGGAGCTCGTACCTGGCCGAGGAGGTGTTGTGGGGCCACAGGTTCAGCCCCATGATGTCGCTGGCAGAGGGGTTCTTTGATGTCGACTATGGAGCCTTTCACCACACGTTTGAG GTGGACACGCCCTCCTGCTCAGCTCGAGAGCTCTCATTGGCTGCAGCCAGACTCGACGCTCACCTCTACTGGTCCATCTCCAGCCGACTGGATGAAGAGCCCACATTGGCTAACCAGGCTGCGAAGCAGCCGGACAGCGGCTCGGCCAACAGCAAAGCAGGGGAGCCGACCTTCATCGTCGGGGAGATGACCGACATCCAGGAGCAATCAGGACTGGCCGAGCTGAACGGCAGCGTCGCCACCGACCAATCCGAATCAGAGGCCTAG